From Rhodobacter sp. CZR27:
TTCAACCGGGTCGAGGGCGACCGGATCGATCTGATGGCAATCGACGCCAACCTGACCGCGGCCGGGAACCAGGCCTTCCGCTTCGTCGGGACCGGCGGGTTCGATCGGGCCGGCGACCTGCGGATCAGCGGGCCCGAGGGCGCCCTGGTCGTCTCGGGCGACCTGAACGGCGACGGGGCGGCCGACTTCTCGATCCTCGTCTCTGGCCTCGCGGCGATGCGGGGGGCCGACTTCCTGCTCTGACTCAGGCCGACAGCGACTTGGCCAGCGCGTCGAAGGCGCGCAGGTCGGCGATGAGCCGGCCCATCCGCTCCACCGGGATCATGTTCGGCCCGTCCGAGGGGGCGCGGTCGGGATCCTCATGCGTCTCGATGAAAAGCGCGGACACCCCCACCGCGCAGGCCGCCCGCGCCAGCACAGGGGCGAATTCGCGCTGGCCGCCCGACGTGCCGCCAAGGCCCCCCGGCTGCTGCACGGAATGCGTCGCATCGAACACCACCGGATAGCCGGTCGCGGCCATGGTGGGCAGGCCGCGGAAATCGGTCACCAGCGTGTTGTAGCCGAACGAGGTGCCGCGTTCGCAGAGCATGATCCGCCGGTTGCCGGTCGAGGCGACCTTGTCGGCCACATTCTTCATGTCCCAGGGCGCGAGGAACTGGCCCTTCTTGATGTTGATGGCCTTTCCCGTCTCTCCGGCCGCGAGCAGCAGGTCGGTCTGCCGGCAGAGGAAGGCCGGGATCTGCAGGATGTCGCAGATTTCGGCGGCCTTCGCGCAATGCCAGGGCTCATGCACGTCGGTCAGCACCGGCACGCCGAACTCGTCGCGGATCTTCCCGAGGATCTCGAGCCCCTTCTCCATCCCCAGCCCCCGCGAGGTGCCGAGCGAGGAGCGGTTCGCCTTGTCATAGCTGGCCTTGAAGACGAACTTCGTCCCGGTGGGCGCGCAGGCCTCGGCGATGCGCCCGGCCATCATGCGGGCATGCTCGAGGCTTTCAAGCTGGCAGGGTCCGGTGATCAGCGCGATCGGGTTGTCGCCCCCGATGGCGATGTCGCCGACGGTGACGATGGTCCGGGGGGTGGGGGTCTCGGTCATGGGGGTCTCCCGCTCTGTCGGCCCAACCCTTAAGCCAAGCCGGTGCAAGGTTCAAACCGCGCGTGCGGGGTCAGGCGGCACGCGCCTTCCGATCCCCTGCTTTTCCGAACGGTCGTTCAGGATGCCCTGTCGGGGCCGCATCAGATCCGGACGGATCAGCCACGGGCATAGGCATCCTCGTAGCGCACGATGTCGTCCTCGCCGAGATAGGCGCCGGTCTGCACCTCGATCAGCACCATCGGGACCTTGCCCGGGTTCTCCATCCGGTGGACCGAGCCGAGCGGCACGTAGATCGACTGGTTCTCGGTCACGAGGCGGGTCTCGCCGTCCACGGTGACCTTCGCCGTGCCCGCCACCACGATCCAGTGCTCGGCCCGGTGGTGGTGGCTCTGCAGCGACAGCACGCCCTTCGGCTTCACCACGATGCGCTTCACCCGGAAGCGGTCGCCCAGCACCAGCGTCTCGAACCAGCCCCAGGGCCGGTGGTCG
This genomic window contains:
- the kdsA gene encoding 3-deoxy-8-phosphooctulonate synthase; this encodes MTETPTPRTIVTVGDIAIGGDNPIALITGPCQLESLEHARMMAGRIAEACAPTGTKFVFKASYDKANRSSLGTSRGLGMEKGLEILGKIRDEFGVPVLTDVHEPWHCAKAAEICDILQIPAFLCRQTDLLLAAGETGKAINIKKGQFLAPWDMKNVADKVASTGNRRIMLCERGTSFGYNTLVTDFRGLPTMAATGYPVVFDATHSVQQPGGLGGTSGGQREFAPVLARAACAVGVSALFIETHEDPDRAPSDGPNMIPVERMGRLIADLRAFDALAKSLSA